In Helianthus annuus cultivar XRQ/B chromosome 3, HanXRQr2.0-SUNRISE, whole genome shotgun sequence, a single window of DNA contains:
- the LOC118490434 gene encoding protein FAR1-RELATED SEQUENCE 5-like codes for MHITSIEQAYAFYKSCAKLGGFSTRKGGEVPSGGIIKTKYFVCSKEGHKPLCIEDRYLKSKKQFKSRNRGTIRTGCQAQLMICTVDGRLYTVKSFVDRHDHKFVCPHDIHMLLAYRQLSDFHITKKHCGGFENVGATVDDCKNFRNRINSYIGEYDADMVISRMTDKKQYLVDHSFEYSVDDEKRLTGLFWADGLCKLNFMEFRDVISFDAIFKINRYKMVFVLFTGIDNHCRNVTLGAGLLALESIESYKWLLNSFVKSFGRQPKVVVTDQDPAMKQAIEEVFSTSRHRLCMWHIMKKVADKVGHELCNNDEFKMRMCDIVWTDSIEPEEFER; via the exons ATGCATATTACctctattgaacaagcatatgcgtTTTACAAATCATGTGCTAAGTTAGGTGGTTTTTCTACTCGGAAGGGTGGTGAAGTACCcagtggtggtataatcaaaactaagtattttgtttgttctaaagagggtCATAAGCCATTGTGTATTGAAGATCGTTATTTGAAGTCAAAAAAGCAATTCAAATCAAGGAACAGGGGGACTATTAGAACCGGATGCCaagctcaacttatgatttgcacggtggatggtagattatatacagtAAAGAGTTTTGTTGATCGCCATGATCATAAGTTTGTATGTCCACATGATATTCATATGCTGCTAGCGTACAGACAATTGTCAGATTTCCATATAACGAAGAAACATTGTGGTGGTTTCGAGAACGTTGGCGccacggttgatgattgcaaaaattttaggaATCGAATTAACAGCTATATAGGAGAATATGACGCTGACATGGTGATTAGTAGGATGACCGACAAAAAACAGTATTTAGTTGATCATTCGTTTGAATATTCTGTTGATGATGAAAAACGGTTAACTGGTTTGTTCTGGGCTGATGGGTTATGCAAGCTTAACTTTATGGAGTTTAGGGATGTGATATCGTTCGATGCAATTTTCAAGATAAACAG gtacaagatggtgtttgttcTGTTCACTGGGATTGACAATCACTGTCGAAATGTAACCCTTGGAGCTGGGTTGTTGGCATTGGAGAGCATTGAATCCTATAAATGGCTTCTGAATTCATTCGTAAAGTCATTTGGTCGGCAGCCAAAGGTTGTAGTGACGGACCAAGACCCTGctatgaaacaggctattgaggaggttttTTCTACCAGCAGACACCgattgtgcatgtggcacataatgaaaaaagtggcagataag GTTGGACACGAGTTGTGCAATAATGATGAGTTTAAAATGAGGATGTGCGATATTGTATGGACTGATTCTATTGAGCCTGAAGAATTCGAGAGATAG